The Oscillospiraceae bacterium genome contains the following window.
TTGTAGTGGGCGTAAGAGATGATCTTGATCAGCCCGACCTCACCGGTGCGGGCAAGGTGGGTGCCGCAGCAGGCGCAGCGGTCGCCGCCTGCCTCAACCAGCCGCACAGGACCCTCCAGCGCCTTTTTGCTGCGGTAGTCGGTGCAGGCCAGCGCCTCGGGGTCGGGCACCCAGCAGCGCACCGGCGTGTCGGCCCGCACGGCGGCGTTGGCCTCGGCCTCCGCCTCGGCCAGCTGCGCAGTGGTCAGCGGGATGCTGGTGTCCATCCGCACATAGGGGCTGCCGATGTGGAAGCCGACATTCTCGGCCCCGAAAAGCCGGTGCAGCGTGCCGCTCAGGATATGCTCGCCGGTGTGCTGCTGCATCGCGTCCAGCCGGGCCGCCCAGTTCAGGCAGCCGGTCACCTCGGTGCCCTCGGGCAGCGGGGCATCGGTCGTGTGGGTCACGGTCTCGCCGTCTGTGGATACCGCCAGTACCCGGGCACCGCCCAGCGTGCCGGTGTCGCAGGGCTGGCCGCCGCCTTCGGGGAAAAAGGCCGTGCGGTCCAGCACAACGGCAAAGCCGCCCGGGGCGGGGCTGCATTGCAGCACCCGGGCGGTAAAGCTTTGGACATAAGAATCTGTTTCGTATATTTTTTGTGTCACGAACCGGAGTTCCTTTCAAATTTTTGGGATTTTTCTTATTATAACATAAAACAGGTGTAGAAAAAAACTGCCTTATCCTATATAATAAAGGATAGACTGAATTTTTACAACCACTTATGAGGAAAACCATTCGATGCGTATTATGAAATCTGCGGCGCTGGTGCTTCCGGCGCTGCTGCTGGCGGGCTGCTCGCTGGCTGATGTAAAAACGGCCGTGCTGCCGGTTGAAAATACCGCAACGATCGAGACGGCACCCACCGCCGCCCCCCAGACGCTGACGGTGTATGCCTCGGACGCACTGGCCCCGGCGGCCCGTGCCTATGCCGAGGCGCAGGGCGTGACGCTGACGATGACTGCGGATGCCGCCGCAGCGGATCTGCTGCTGACTGACCATGCTCCCGGCGGCAGCCTGCTGGATGTCACAAGCGACACGCTGCTGGCGGCGGCCGCCGCCCGGGCGGACATTACCGGGAATGCCAGCACCCTGCCGCTTGGACGCAGCCTGTACGGCTACTGGGCCAACGGCGCGGTGCTGAACGCGCTGCTGGGTGACGGCGCTCTCACAGCGCTGCAGGGCGCAGACTGGGAGGAGTGGAGCGACTTTGTGGAGACGCTCTCCGCATGGCTGGACGAGCCGAAGGCCGCAACCGTCACGCTGAGCGGCAGCGACTACACCCTGCCCGAGGCACGCCCCGACGGCGTGACGGCTACCGGCGTCTTTGCGGCCCCGGCGGACCGGGCGTCCGGCTACACGGCCGCGCTGCTGGCTGCTGATGGCAGCCGCACGGCAGACGCGCTGACAGGCCCGCTCAACGGCGTCTACAGCGCCGTCACGCTGGAGTGGGACCACATGGCCGACAGCGCCGAAAATGCAGTGTTCCGCCGCGCCAAGCTGACCGACCTGCTGGCGGACTGCGGCAGTGAAGGCTGCAGCGGACTGGTGCTGATACCCTTCAAATGCAACTTTGAGGACAGCGACCTGACGACCGAGGAGTATAATCTGGACGGACTGCTGGATTACCCGGTGCTGGCCGATGCGGGCTGCCTTGCCCTGAACGCCGACACCGATGCCGCCGGGCTGAAGGCGGCCAAGAGTGCCGCGCTGTGGCTCTACTCCAACGGTGCGGGCGAGGATGCCCTGACCGAGACGCTTGGCGTTGTCACGCCGTGGAACACGGCTGCTGATTCGACCGCAGTGCTGGCCATGCAGATCGAGCAGGTCGGTACCGGCATTCTGCCCGGTGCCGTGCTTGACACGGCCACCGCCGAGGCCCTGACCGCCAACGAGCTGAGCCTGCAGGGCAGCGAAAAGCACACCAAAGCCGAGCGCACCGCCTTTGTGGATGGTGCATTGGCTGCGCTGGGGGCGGAGTGATCCCAAGCCTTCCCCCGAGGGACAGACTCCCCCGGTACGGGGGAGGTGGCGCGTAGCGCCAGAAGGGGAGCAGGTGGCCCCGCAGGGCCGGATGAGGGGCAACTTTCCCACAACATCCCGCTTACGGGCGGCCACGGTAACTCGCCCCTCATCAGTCCGCGGGCGGGACCGCGGACAGCTTCCCCCCCGAGTGTGAAGCCATCGCAACGCAAACCGCACACAACGCCGAAAGGCGATACATACAGAGAAGAGGAAAAACACTATGGAATTTAAACGCTGCAGTGGTATTCTGATGCCGATCTCCAGCCTGCCCGGCGGGTACGGCATCGGCAGCCTGGGCAAGCCCGCCCGCAATTTTGTGGATTTTCTGGCCGGGGCCGGTCAGACGATCTGGCAGATTTTGCCCGTAGGTCCCACCGGCTTTGCGGACAGCCCCTACCAGAGCTGTTCCGCCTTTGCAGGCAACCCCTATTTCATTGATCTGGACCTGCTGGCTGCCGATGGTCTGCTGACCCAAAAGGACTACGCGAACATCAAATGGGGCAGCGATGCCGCCAAGGTCGATTACAGCACCCTCTACGAGAAACGGTTCGCCGTGCTGCGCAAGGCATACGCGAACTTCCTGAAAAAGCGCCCCGTGCCCGGCTTTGAGACCCCGTACCCCAATGACTGGTACCGCTTCCAGTTCCTGAGCAGCGATTGGCTGCCCGACTACTGCCTCTACATGGCCATCAAGGAGGCCAACGGCATGGTGGACTGGCAGCAGTGGCCCCGCGCCCTGCGCGTCCGCGAGCCGGAGGCACTGGCGGCTTTCCGCGCCGAGCACGCCGAGGAGCTTGAATTCTGGGCGTTTGTTCAGTATGAATTTGACCGCCAGTGGCGCGCCCTGCACGCCTATGCCAAGGAGAAGGACATCGCCATCATGGGGGATATCCCCATCTATGTCTCGGCGGACTCCGCCGATGCATGGGCGGGCCGCGAGCTGTTTGAGACCGATGCCGAGGGCCGCCCCCGCCGCGTAGCAGGCTGCCCGCCGGATTATTTTGCCGAGGACGGCCAGCTGTGGGGCAACCCGCTCTACGACTGGGAGTATCACCGCAGGACCGGCTATGCGTGGTGGATCAGCCGCGTGCGCCATGCACTGTCCATCTATGACATCCTGCGCATTGACCACTTCCGCGGCTTTGACACCTACTGGGCGATCCCGGCAGGGGAGACCACGGCCCGCAACGGCCGCTGGGAACAGGGCCCCCGCATGGAGCTGTTCCGCGCGCTGCACAACGCTCTGGGCAGCCTGCCCATCGTGGCCGAGGATCTGGGCGAGATGTTTGACTCGGTCCGTGAGCTGCTTGCGGAGAGCGGCTTCCCCGGCATGAAGGTGCTGCAGTTCGCCTTTACCGGCGAGGACAGCGTGGACCTGCCCCACAACTACCCGCGCAACTGTGTGGCCTACCCCGGCACCCATGACAACAACACGCTGGCCGGCTGGTTTGCCGGGGAGCTGACCGCCGCCCAGCGCAAGCAGGCAACCGATTACTTTGCCCTGACCGGGCGGGAGGGCAATGTGCGCGGCCTGCTGCGCGGTGTGCTGGCCAGCGCGGCGGCGCTCGCCATCATTCCGCTGGCGGACTGGCTGGAGGAGCCTGCCGCCAGCCGGATGAACACACCCGGCAAGGCCCGCGACAACTGGCAGTGGCGCGCCGATGCAAAGAAGCTGACCCCCGCGCTGGCCGGTGAGATCCGCGAGCTGTCGGAGCGGTATTTCCGTACTGCGCGATAATTTGTTGACTTCGTAGGATATTTTTCCGTTTTAGCTTGCAATCTTTGTGCAACGCAAGCCTTGGAAAAAGGGCCGCAGTGTGGTAAAATTGTCTATGTATTATACAAAGGCTAAGATGCGCTGTGCCGGCAACCGGCAGAAGGAAACGATATGAAACAGGACTACACCATTGCCGAGCTGCAGGCGGAGATCGCCGCGCTGCAGCAGCTATTTGACTGTGTTACACTGGCAGACCCCTGCAGAGGGCTGCTGGACCCGGCAACCCTGCAGCCACTGGACAAGGTGGCAGCGGTGCCTGCGCTGGACGCCAACGGCCGCGGTATGCGGATCATCAAGGCGGCGTCCGGGCTTGAAACCGTGCTGGCCCAGGGCATCCGCGTGGAGGGCACGCCCTGCGTGCTGATGATGCAGATGCCGCTACCCCGCGTCCTCAAGGCGGACGGCGATGAGGACGCCTTTACCCGCGCCCTGAGCCAGATGCAGGAGGATCTGCGCCGCGACCATGTGACCGGTGTCTACAACGCGGTCTACCTGAATGAGGAGTTCCGCCCCCACGCCGAGCGCGCTGCCATGGACGGCCAGCCTGTGGGCGTTGTGATGCTCCGCGTCAATGAGTATTGGCAGCTGCGTGAGCATGAGAGCAGCACGGCAGCCGACTGCTGCCTGAATATGGCCGCCGGCATCCTGCAGCTGGCGGTTGGCCCTGACCGTGAAAAGGCCGCACTGGCCCGCCTGAACGATGGCTTCTTTGCCGTGGTCACGCTGGGTACGCCCGCCGCCAAGATGGCAAAGGTCGTGCGCGAGGCGATGAACGACTCCCGCCGGGAGTTCAACATCTCGCTCTCCCGCCGCGGCAGCTTCACCGTGGCGATCGCCTCGGCCGAGTGGGGCGAGACCGCCTCTTGGGATATGATGCTCTCCCTCGCACAGCAGCGCCTGTGACTGAATAAAACAACCCCCTTGTGTACATACTGGCATTGACCGCCAAATGTACACAAGGGGGATTTTGTTATGCAGAGTGATAATGAAAAGATGCTGCAGGAAATCGTGCAGAACACCGAGATGGGCAAGAACACGCTGGATGAGCTGATGGGCCTGACCCATGACCAGAAGCTGAAGGACGAGATGCTGCGCCAAAAGCGGGAGTACCGCCGTCTCAATCAGGCTGCCCACACAGCGCTGGACGCCATTGGTGCCGAGGCGCACGGCCAGAGCGCCGCCGCAAGGATGAGCGTCAGCATGGGAATCCGCACCCGGACGATGCTGGACAAATCCACCCGCAATCTGGCCACAATGCTGGCCGAGGGCAGCGGGCAGGGCGTGCTGGACTGCAAGCGCGCCGAGAAGGACTACCCCACCGCCAGCCCCGGGGCCATGCAGCTCTGCCATGAGCTGGGCCACTTCCAAAGCGAGGCCGAGCAGACCTGGCGCGGCTTCGTGTGAAAATGGCTTCCCTCTGGGGGCTGCGCCCGCAGGCGCGTGTCGGAGCGCAACCGCCGAAGGCGGCTCTTGGCGCGGAGACTGAAGGTGGCCGTAGGCCGGATGAGGGGCGGGCCTGCCGTTACAACCCGTTTATGGGCAATAATGGCAAACCCGCCCCTCATCAGTCTGCTTCGCAGACAGCTTCCCCCTCGGGGGAAGCCTTTTTACTTACAATTTCAGATCCCCTTCCTTGATCCAGCCCTTTTTGCGCAGGAGCTCACAGAAAAGGACGCTCAGGACGGCGGGCAGGATAAAGCAGACGAGCGCCAGCCCGGCCCAGTCAAAGGCCGTGATGACCCGGCCGCTCTCGACCCAGCCGGTATAGACGCCGATCTGGCCGACCAGACCGCAGGTGCCCATGCCGCTCGACACGGCGGGGCCGTTCATCTCAAGATGGAACAGGCAGGTGGCAACAGGCCCGGTGATGGCGGCTGCCAGCGTCGGCGGGACCCATGTGCGGGGATTGCGCAGGATGTTGGGCATCTGCAGCATGCTGGTGCCAAGCCCCTGACTGACCAGCCCGCCGATGCCGTTCTCCCGGTAGCTCATAACGGCAAAGCCGACCATCTGGGCGCAGCAGCCCGCCACGGCGGCGCCGCCGGCCAGCCCGGTCAGCCCCAGTGCTGCGCAGATGGCTGCGCTCGAGATGGGCAGCGTCAGTGCCATGCCGACGAGGACAGAAACGAGAATGCCCATCAGCAGGGGCTGCAGCTCGGTAGCCCACATGATCAGGCTGCCCACGGCGGACGCCGCTGCGCCGATGGCCGGGGCGCACAGCGCGCTGAGCCCTACGCCAACCAAGATCGTGACCGCAGGGGTGACCAGAATATCGACCTTGGTCTCCTTGCTTACCAGCTTGCCGACCTCGGCCGCCACAATGGCAATCAAGTAGACGGCCAGCGGGCCGCCTGCACCGCCCAGCTCATTGGCGGCACCGCCCACGGCAATCAGGCTGAACAGAACAAGCTGCGGTGCATGGAGCGCATAGCCGATGGAGGCAGCCATGGCCGGGCCTGCCACGGCAGCCGCATAGCCGCCCGCAGTGACAAGAAAAGCAAGCCCGGTCTGCTGGCCCAATGTCTTGATGATCGTGCCGATGAGCAGGCTGGCAAACAGGCCCTGTGCCATGGCGCCCATGGCGTCAATGCCGTAGCGATGCGCCGAGATGATGACATCCTTGCGCTTGAAAAACGAACGAAGCTCTTCCATTTGTACTCTCCTCTTTCCGATAATAATGAAATTTTAGCATTTTGCGTTGGGGAATACAACCGCTTTCCCCCAAATGTGCCGAATTGCACAGATTTGTTGAAAAAGCAAGCCGAATGCGGTACAATTAAATAAAATGTGGCAGGGGAGTCCGGCGGCCCGCTGCCTTACATACTGCCGGGACGGAGGTTCATTGTGGCCAATAAGAAAAAGAAAAAACACCCCGCACCCGCTGCGCAGCCCGCAGAAAAGTGTGTTCCGGCGGATTGCCCCGTGCAGCCGCCCCGCACCGCGAAGCTGATGGGTGCGCTCTGCTACCTGAATGTGCTGATCCTGATCCCTGCCTGCAGCCGGTGGCGGCACGATGATTTCGTGAAGTTTCATCTAAATCAGGGCCTTGTGCTGCTTGCGCTTGCCACCGTCTGCGCCTGTGTTGGGTTTCTGCCGCACGGCAGCGAGATGGGCCTGACCCTGACGCTGCTGGTGGACGCGCTCTCTCTGGTAGGGCTGGTGCAGACCCTGCGCGGCCTCAAAGCCCCGCTGCCGGGCGTGCGCAATATCACGAAGGGATTCCATCCGTTTGACTGAATAAGGAGATGTTTGCTATGTCTAAAGCTGTTATCTTTTTTGCCCCCGGGCTGGAGGAATGCGAGGGCCTGCTCTGCGTGGATATTCTGCGCCGCGCCGGTGTGGAGGTCACGATCGCCGCAGTGGGCGGGCAAAAGATTGTCACAAGCGCCCGCGGCATCCATGTGGTGGCCGATGCGCTGGTTGAGGAACTGGACTATGCGGCCTTTGATGCCTGCATCCTGCCCGGCGGTATCCCCGGCGTGCCGAATCTCAAGGCCGATGCTACGGTCAAAAGGGTCTGTCAGGACTTTGCCGCGGGCGGCAAGCTGGTTGCGGCTATCTGTGCAGCGCCTACGGCATTGGCGGCCTTCGGTGTGCTGAGCGGTAAAAAGGCAACGGTCTACCCCGGCATGGACGCTGACCTGACCGCCGCCGGGGCCAGCTACACAGGTCTGCCTATCACGATTGACGGAAATATTGTCACCGGTGAGGCACTGGGGGCAGCCATTCCCTTCGCGCTGGCGCTGGCCCGTATGCTGGCCGGTGCAGACGCCGCCAACAAGGTCAAGAGTGCCATCGTATACCAGTAAGACGGACAATAAAAACAGCCCCGGCCGGCAGGTCGGGGCTGTTGGTTTTATTATGGGTCATTTCCGTCCGCGCTGCAGCTCGATCCAAGCAAGGTCGCCGCGCTCAAGGCCGTGGATCAGTACCTCGGCTGTGGCAATGTTGGTGGCAACGGGGATCGTGTGCATGTCACACAGGCGCAGCAGCATCACATCATTCGGCTCGCCGGGCTTGGCGCTGACCGGATCGCGGAAAAAGAGCAGCATGTCGATCTCACCGCAGCCGATCATTGCAGCAATCTGCTCGGCACCGCCGCGCCCGCCCGGATACAGGCAGCGCACCGGCAGCCCGGTGGCATCGTGGACGATCTTGCCGGTCACACCGGTGGCAACCAGTTCGTTCTCCGACAAAATGCGCAGATAGGCTGTGCAGAACTGCGCCATCAACTCCTTGCGGGAATCGTGGGCAATTATTGCGATTCTCATAGCTGAACTCTCCCTCCGTACAGCCGTACTGCGACTGCACACAAACGTATACTATATAATAATACATGTGTACAAAAAATGCAAGTGCCGGACGGACAAAAATGCCCATAAAAACGGCGCTATGTCAAAAACCTTGGCAGAATGGCCAAACTCGGCTGTGAAATTTTGGTGAAACAGCGCGCGGCAGTTGTGCTATAATGGAAAAAACGGACAGACACTGTATGTGATTCTGTCTAAAAGGAGGATCTACCATGAGGAAATCAGCCCAGACCGTCATCCGCCCGGATGCCTACTATACGATTGCAGCAGCCAACGGCCGCGTGCTGGAAGTGGCCGATTTCAACACTGAGAACGGTGCCTCGGTCCGTCTGTGGAGCTATGAGGGCCAGCCTTGGCAGCAGTGGAGCTTTGAGGAATCGGCCGAGGGCGAGTACCGCATCAAAAACCGCTTTACCGGAAAGGTCATGGATCTGGCTATGTCCGGCGTCAGCAACGGCACTTGGGTACACCAGTGGAGCCGCACGGCCGGTGCCGGTCAGCGCTGGCAGATCGTTGACGCGGGCGGCGGCAAGGTCAAGCTGCGCAATGTGCTCGCGGATAAAGTCATCGACCTTGTAGGTATGCGCGTTGACAACGGCACGCAGGCCCAGATCTGGCAGGATGTATTCGGTGAGAACCAGCTTTGGAGGCTCGATCCTGTGCCCGAGCGGCTGCTGAATAAGGAAACGCCTGCCCCCAAGCCCAAGGAGGAGCCGCGGCGCACGACCCGCACCCAGACCGAGAAGAAAACCTCCGGCAAGGCGGCCCGGCGGACGAGTAAGAACAAGTAAGAAAAGCCTTCCCCTGCGGGGGAAGCTTTTTTTGTGGGTTGCAGGCAGCGCAAAATGTTGTTATAATAGTAAAAAACCGAAAGGCAGTATGACCATGCAGTTTACCGAACTTACCAATGTTTCGCCCGAGATCATCCGCGCTACGCAGGCGATGGGCTTTACCGATATGACCGAAATTCAGGAGAAGGCCATCCCGCTGATGCTGGGCGGGCATGATATGATCGCCAAGGCGCCCACAGGCACCGGCAAAACGGTGGCGTTCGGTATCCCCATCCTGTCCAAGGTGGACCCTGCCAGCCTCAAGCCGCAGGCAGTCGTCCTGAGCCCCACGCGTGAGCTGGCCCAGCAGATCGCGCAGGATCTGCAAAATCTGGCGCAGTTCCTGCCGGAGATCAAGATCGTCTGCGTCTACGGCGGCGCAGGCATGGATAAGCAGCAGCGCCAGCTCAAGCAGGGGTGCCAGATCGTTGTGGCTACGCCGGGCCGCCTGATGGACCATTACCGGCACCATGCCATTGATGTGTCGCAGGTCCGGACCGTCGTGCTGGACGAGGCTGATGAGATGCTGAACATGGGCTTCTACAAGGATGTGAAGTACATCATCGACCTGATGAAGCACCGCGAGAGCCTGTCGATGTTCTCGGCCACGATCAGCCGCGAGGTGCTGGACATCGGCTGGCTGTACCAGCACAATGCCGCCGAGGTCAGTGTCCGCCCCGTTGAGGATTCCAGCCCGAAGATCGCCCAGTATAAGCTGCTGACCACCGGCCGTGACAAGCTGGCGGATGCCGCGCAGATCATCATCTCCGAGGGCTACAAGCGGGTCATGATCTTCTGCAACACCAAGTATAACACCGGTATGCTGGCCAACCAGCTGGCGCGCCTGAACTTTAATGTGGACTGCCTGCACGGCGACCTGTCGCAGGCGGAGCGCAACCGGATCATGACCCGGTTCAAGGCCGGTGAGATCGATGTGCTGGTGGCCACCGATGTTGCAGCCCGCGGCATTGATGTCTCCGATGTGGACGCGGTCATCAACTACGATGTGCCCGAGGAAAACGAGCATTACACCCACCGCATCGGCCGCACCGGCCGCGCCCGCAAGCAGGGCGCAAGCTACCTGTTCTATACGAAGGAGGAGCAGAAGCGGGTCGAGCAGCTGCTGCGCCTGACCCGCAACACCGATGACTGCAAGAGCGTAAAGTTTGACTTCAACCACGAGCATCTGAAGGTGGAGGAAAAAGCAGCGGAGGATAAGTTCCAGATCAAGGCGTATTTTTGAGAAAGAAAAGCCGTAGGGGCCGGGCATGCCGGGCCCGCAACGTGAGAAGGATAGCCCCTTTATCTTTGGCACTGTAGAGAGGGGCCTTGCCCTTCCGCGGGACATCGAGGACGCCGCCCCCCACAACAAAAAAACACCTGCCTATTCCACACAGGCAGGTGCTTTTTTATAAGAATTTACAGACTCTCGATCATCCGTGCAACGATCTCGGTCGCGGTCTTGATGTACTCCGCAATGCTGAACTGCTTGACGACCAGAACCTCATAGCCGCTCTCGTCCGCGTTGTCGCTCATGGCGCGCAGGATGACGCAGGGGACATCGTTGCGTCCGGCAATCTGGCTGACCGCAGCGCCCTCCATCTCGACACAGTCGGGATGGCACTTTTCCTCGATGGCTCTTTTCGTCTCGGCATCGCCCACAAAGGTGTCGCCGGTGGCGATCTTGCCCGCAATGGCCTTCACACCGCAGGCCGCACAGGCGTCCAGTGCAGTCTGCACAAGAGCGGGGTCCCCGTGGTATTCGGTCTGGAACGGTGCGCTTTGGGCAATCATGCTCAGTTCAGCATCGTGGTAAACGACCGTCTCGCCGATGCAGACATCGCCGATGCCGATCTTGCTGGTCATGTTGCCGGCAATGCCACTGAAAATCAGCCTGTCAATGCCGTATTTTGTGCAAAGCACCTGCACGGTGGAGGCGGCGTTGGCCTTGCCCATGCCCGCACAGCAGACAACGACCTGCTTGTCGTGCAGGGTGCCGCAGTGGTATTCCACCCCGGCGTATTGCTCCTTGGTTACACTTTCCAGCCGGGCACACAGCTGATCCACTTCATCGGGCATAGCGCCCATAATGCCAATAATCATCTTGCATTCTCCTAAAAAACAGCGCTGTTCAGTCAATTATACATTAAAGAGGAACTCAATGACATCGCCGTCGTTCACAACATATTCCTTGCCCTCGGTGCGCTGCAGGCCCTTGGACTTGACGGCGGCATAGTTGAAATCGGCGTCCTCAAGGTCTTTGTAGGCAATGACCTGTGCGCGGATGAAGCCGCGTTCAAAATCGCTGTGGATCTTGCCGGCGGCCTGCGGGGCCTTGGTGCCGCGCTTGATGGTCCATGCACGGCACTCTTTTTTGCCGTCAGTCAAAAAGCTGATAAGACCCAGCAGCTCATAGCTTGCCTTGATGAGCTTGTCCAGACCGGTGGATTCAATGCCCATTTCCTGCAGGAACGCGATTTTTTCCTCCTGCGTGGAACCGGCAATGTCCTCCTCGGTCTTGGCGCAGATGGGGATAGCCTGCGCGTTTTCCTCCTTGGCGCGGGCGGCCACCAGCGGGAAGTAGGGATTTTCGTCCAGCCCGCCGAGCAGATCGTCCTCGCCCACATTGCAGGCGTAGATCACAGGCTTGGCGGAGAGCAGGCCCAGCTCCTTGCGGACGGCCTTCTGTGCATCGTCACCCTCGTCAAAGTCGAAGGAACGCGCCGGCTTGCCGCCCTCGAGCCAGGAGGCCAGTTCCGCCAGCCAGCCGGCCTCCGCCGCGGCAGCCTTGTTGCCGGTTTTGGCGGCCTTCTGCTGGCGGCCAAGGCGGTTGCTGACGACCTCCAGATCGGCCAGAATCAGCTCCAGATCAATGGCATCAATGTCGCGGATGGGGTCAACGCTCTCGGGCTTGTTGACGTCCTCCACAACATGGATGATGTTGTCATCGTCAAAGCAGCGCACCACATGGACGATGGCATCGCACTCGCGGATATGCCCCAGAAACTTGTTGCCGAGGCCCGCGCCCTGACTGGCGCCCTTGACAAGGCCTGCAATATCGACAAATTCAACAATGGCAGGGGTTTTCTTGTCGGTCTGCCAAATCTCGGCCAGCTTGTCCAGCCGTGCATCAGGCACCGGCACAATGCCGGAGTTCGGCTCAATGGTGCAGAAGGGGTAGTTGGCTGCCTGCGCATTCTGTGTGCTGGTCAGCGCATTGAACAAAGTCGATTTGCCCACATTGGGCAGACCCACGATACCTAATTTCATAGCGTTTTGTATCTCCCGTCATTGGATTTTGACATATAGACAAAGTATATCACACATCGTGCATCTTTTCAAGGCTGCCGATGGCTGGCGGGCATTAAAAAAGCCCCTTTCAACTGCCATACAGCAGCCAAAAGGAGCTTAAATCGTACTATAACATCTATCGTAGTTGAACTACGATTTTTCTCAACAATTGTCGTAGCAAAACTGAGTTTTGCGCGGCGCTGCGGTTAAGCGGCGCGGCCAACTGTTGATTGGATGCTCATTTTAGTGCGATACTTCGCAGAAATCTTTCGATTACAGCTCAGCGAAGTACTTAATGGTGCGGACCATCTGAGAGGTGTAGGAGTTCTCGTTGTCGTACCAAGAAACGACCTGAACCTGATAGGTGCCCCGTCAATTATTATCGCTGTATAGCTGTTTTTTCGTTCTTTTGGTGGCTGTATGCTTTCTTTTTTCGTAGCGAAATTTCACAACAATTGTCGTAGTTGGGAAACTTCTTTATTTCTTTATTTAGGTGTTGACCTTCGTAGCAGGATTCTTGCTTTTTCTACCCTCTTTCTATTGCTTTATTGCGGCTTTCCAGCCTGTTTTATATACTCCCTCTAACGCCGCTGCGCGGCGCTGAGAGGGGCTGTAACGGTTTATGCGGTGGTATGCTGACGAATCAGTTTATCAAGCGTAGGGCGCGAAATTTCAAGCGTTTTTGCAAGCTGTGCCTTGTTCAACTCGCGGTTCAAATAGCGCTGATACTGTGCGGCAAAATCGTCCGCTTTGACCTCTTTGCGGCCTTTGAACTTGCCTTGTGCTTTTGCAATAGCGATACCCTCGCGCTGGGCGTTGACCCGGAGACGGCCTCCAAGGACGCCTGCAAGGTCGAGCACGACCTGAGCGAGGAGACCTACAGCAAGATGATCGCCTTTGCGGAAAAGGCGGAAAAAGAGCTGTAATTTGCCGATTACGAAAAGGAACGCCCCGAAGGCATGACGCTTTCGGGGTGTTTGTAATTTTGGGAAATACATCGTAGGGGCGGGTTCCATATCCGCCCATGGGGCTTTACGGTTGCCGTAACGTTGGCCGGCGGAGCGGGGGGCACCCCGCCCTACACCAACGATACCGTTGGCAATGTCCACTTATATGCCAAAAGGG
Protein-coding sequences here:
- a CDS encoding DEAD/DEAH box helicase, translating into MTMQFTELTNVSPEIIRATQAMGFTDMTEIQEKAIPLMLGGHDMIAKAPTGTGKTVAFGIPILSKVDPASLKPQAVVLSPTRELAQQIAQDLQNLAQFLPEIKIVCVYGGAGMDKQQRQLKQGCQIVVATPGRLMDHYRHHAIDVSQVRTVVLDEADEMLNMGFYKDVKYIIDLMKHRESLSMFSATISREVLDIGWLYQHNAAEVSVRPVEDSSPKIAQYKLLTTGRDKLADAAQIIISEGYKRVMIFCNTKYNTGMLANQLARLNFNVDCLHGDLSQAERNRIMTRFKAGEIDVLVATDVAARGIDVSDVDAVINYDVPEENEHYTHRIGRTGRARKQGASYLFYTKEEQKRVEQLLRLTRNTDDCKSVKFDFNHEHLKVEEKAAEDKFQIKAYF
- a CDS encoding 5'-methylthioadenosine/adenosylhomocysteine nucleosidase, giving the protein MIIGIMGAMPDEVDQLCARLESVTKEQYAGVEYHCGTLHDKQVVVCCAGMGKANAASTVQVLCTKYGIDRLIFSGIAGNMTSKIGIGDVCIGETVVYHDAELSMIAQSAPFQTEYHGDPALVQTALDACAACGVKAIAGKIATGDTFVGDAETKRAIEEKCHPDCVEMEGAAVSQIAGRNDVPCVILRAMSDNADESGYEVLVVKQFSIAEYIKTATEIVARMIESL
- the ychF gene encoding redox-regulated ATPase YchF; translation: MKLGIVGLPNVGKSTLFNALTSTQNAQAANYPFCTIEPNSGIVPVPDARLDKLAEIWQTDKKTPAIVEFVDIAGLVKGASQGAGLGNKFLGHIRECDAIVHVVRCFDDDNIIHVVEDVNKPESVDPIRDIDAIDLELILADLEVVSNRLGRQQKAAKTGNKAAAAEAGWLAELASWLEGGKPARSFDFDEGDDAQKAVRKELGLLSAKPVIYACNVGEDDLLGGLDENPYFPLVAARAKEENAQAIPICAKTEEDIAGSTQEEKIAFLQEMGIESTGLDKLIKASYELLGLISFLTDGKKECRAWTIKRGTKAPQAAGKIHSDFERGFIRAQVIAYKDLEDADFNYAAVKSKGLQRTEGKEYVVNDGDVIEFLFNV